The genomic window CTCCAGATGAATCACCAACATTGATGGCTGTCCCTAGAATGGGCGGTGCTGTTGCAGCGGCTTCTTGGGCTGCAAGCGCTTTTTTGCTTATAATGTGGTAGATTTCTGTTAGAATAGTCTGGAATGCCTTTTCAATGTTGTATGCTTCTAGTGCCGAGGTTTCAAGGAAGGAAAGCCCTTCCTTCTCAGCCAATTCTTGTGCATCATCTTCCTGAACTGATCTTAAATGTTTCAGATCTGACTTGTTACCAGCCATCATGATAACAATGTTAGAGTCAGCGTGGTCTCTGAGCTCGCGTAGCCACCTTTGGACATTGTCAAAAGTTTGCCTCTTTGTTATGTCATATACCAGGAGAGCACCCACAGCACCACGGTAGTAGGCACTTGTGATGGCACGATACCTTTCTTGCCCAGCAGTGTCCCATATCTGTGCTTTGACAGTCTTACCTTCTATCTGTTCAGAACGCAAACCACTATTCAACAATATTTCTAATTTATCTCATTGAATTTATCATAAACCAAAAGTTCAAGAAAATCATAACGCAttgttgttttgctttgttatctaattttcatgaattttctAAATCATAAAATAACTAGGGAAAGTGGTTAGTTATCTTGTGAAAGGTCACCAAAGTAGTTGTTCCAAAATTAGGAAAAGATGTAGATAGCATGAAACATTAAAAGAACCCCCAATTTAAGACTTTAAAACATGCAGGCATCGAACATCAAATTTTACTTAATAAGATATGGGCTCACTAGCTATCATCAAAAAGGCATGTATTGGTGTGTATTTTGGgaagaaaaaattgaacaaagtttggaaaattttttctgaaaaaaatcaGGAAGTGATCAAATGCAAAGATCTTCATTATCCATGGGTGACTGAAGTTATCAGGTGTGTTTTAGAGTCAGCcttaaaaacaactaaaaaactTCAGAATAAATAGGTGTGCAATTCCTTGAGTCAAACCACAATTAAGAAATCTGTCATTCTCAGTTTAAGTTAAATTAACACCTGCCCTTTTGATAGTAAATCAAGCCAAAAGATAATTCTGTCatatgcaaaccaaacatagaTCTTAGCAGCCCAATTCAATCCAAAAGCCTAAACTAATAGGATGAGAGAGCCAATTGGATGttcaaattataatttaccAAATTA from Dioscorea cayenensis subsp. rotundata cultivar TDr96_F1 chromosome 9, TDr96_F1_v2_PseudoChromosome.rev07_lg8_w22 25.fasta, whole genome shotgun sequence includes these protein-coding regions:
- the LOC120269457 gene encoding ras-related protein Rab2BV, translating into MGHRVDHEYDYLFKIVLIGDSGVGKSNILSRFTRNEFCLESKSTIGVEFATRTLQIEGKTVKAQIWDTAGQERYRAITSAYYRGAVGALLVYDITKRQTFDNVQRWLRELRDHADSNIVIMMAGNKSDLKHLRSVQEDDAQELAEKEGLSFLETSALEAYNIEKAFQTILTEIYHIISKKALAAQEAAATAPPILGTAINVGDSSGGFSRTSCCST